From the genome of Spinacia oleracea cultivar Varoflay chromosome 2, BTI_SOV_V1, whole genome shotgun sequence, one region includes:
- the LOC110798731 gene encoding probable xyloglucan endotransglucosylase/hydrolase protein 26: protein MGNLRAILIAVFASAIALQICSVRATFSDSTSFYWGAERGQYTGPDSVDLKLTKEGGTGLKSNITYMYGSITMGIKLPCGDSAGTVTTFYLSSRGDAHDEIDFEFLGNASGQPYTIHTNIFTQGFGQREQQFKPWFNPCDDYHYYTIFWNVFEVVWMVDGVPIRVFKNHHDPAINFPDAQPMETYSSFWNADDWATQGGRVKTNWKLAPFTASLQTYNVDACLCVLNDPECAKRCSSSGNWWTQESYTTLSQTQIDEMNTIRYNNMFYNYCTDYTKAELPKECSMESY from the exons ATGGGAAACCTTAGAGCAATCCTCATAGCTGTCTTTGCCTCTGCAATTGCTCTTCAAATATGCTCGGTTCGTGCCACATTTTCAGACAGCACTAGTTTCTACTGGGGTGCTGAACGTGGCCAATATACAGGTCCGGATAGTGTTGATCTCAAGTTGACTAAAGAAGGAG GAACTGGATTAAAATCAAATATCACTTACATGTATGGGTCTATTACCATGGGAATCAAACTGCCCTGTGGTGATTCAGCTGGAACTGTCACCACCTTCTAT CTGTCTTCTCGTGGTGATGCACATGATGAGATAGACTTCGAATTCCTTGGGAACGCTTCAGGGCAGCCTTACACGATTCATACAAATATCTTCACCCAAGGATTCGGTCAGCGTGAACAACAATTCAAGCCTTGGTTCAACCCTTGTGATGATTATCACTACTACACCATTTTCTGGAACGTTTTCGAAGTCGT GTGGATGGTAGACGGTGTTCCCATTCGAGTCTTCAAAAACCACCATGACCCGGCAATTAATTTCCCAGATGCACAACCCATGGAAACTTACTCCAGCTTTTGGAATGCGGATGATTGGGCTACCCAAGGAGGACGTGTCAAAACTAACTGGAAACTTGCACCGTTTACAGCAAGCCTCCAAACCTACAATGTAGATGCCTGCTTGTGCGTGCTGAATGACCCAGAATGTGCGAAAAGATGTAGCAGTTCTGGTAACTGGTGGACCCAAGAGAGTTACACTACGCTCAGTCAGACTCAGATAGACGAGATGAATACGATCAGATACAACAACATGTTCTACAACTACTGCACCGATTACACCAAAGCAGAACTCCCTAAGGAATGTTCAATGGAATCGTATTAA
- the LOC110798730 gene encoding F-box protein SKIP23 translates to MKQKMAAITGGGSNGGELLSRWPNLPGDVLASITDLLDPKIGILRLRSICRSWRSSLSLLPPAINFPLKLPLLASNGASSSPSSHPPSGNLFLHERTVYFLSPPGYPSSNGGFLIKVKESKNAPNTFSLLNPILFEDKLPQPNFPLNLLDCSISLVCKSYVVSTDFECEQVVLKKVAVSTNFVNNGEFVVLGLKFSGGLLIWRFGDEGWTEIGVNGRCFDDIISYNDKFYATADMKGRLVMIDSRLKPIDLVPKLMFGSGISTHLVECDGNLYVVDQDIDNRGSKLGVFKLDDKGHFWDYELDLNDSVFFVGDYANFSLSRKYYNGGLRNMIYFKDVSLDDDGGEIDGHIKVFDLKTNTSSLLFESEKYAKLCWPPLSWFSQDAAIYFN, encoded by the coding sequence ATGAAGCAGAAAATGGCGGCGATCACCGGCGGAGGAAGCAACGGCGGCGAGTTATTGTCAAGGTGGCCTAATCTTCCAGGCGACGTTCTAGCATCCATCACCGATCTTCTCGACCCAAAAATCGGCATCCTTCGACTTCGCTCCATTTGCAGGTCATGGCGTTCCTCACTTTCTCTCCTCCCCCCCGCCATTAACTTCCCTCTCAAACTCCCCCTCTTAGCCTCCAATGGCGCCTCAAGCTCTCCGTCGTCTCATCCTCCCTCCGGCAATCTCTTCCTTCATGAACGAACCgtgtattttctctctcctcctggaTACCCTTCCTCCAATGGCGGCTTCCTCATCAAGGTTAAGGAGAGTAAAAATGCTCCAAACACCTTCTCTCTCCTTAACCCTATTTTGTTTGAAGACAAACTCCCCCAACCGAATTTCCCTCTTAATCTTCTTGATTGCAGCATTTCCCTTGTTTGTAAATCGTATGTAGTTTCCACTGATTTCGAATGCGAACAGGTGGTGCTTAAGAAGGTGGCCGTTTCAACAAATTTCGTAAACAATGGCGAATTTGTTGTTCTCGGTTTGAAATTCAGCGggggtttgttaatttggaggTTTGGGGATGAAGGATGGACTGAAATTGGGGTTAATGGCCGTTGTTTTGATgatataattagttataatgaTAAATTCTATGCTACTGCTGATATGAAAGGGAGGCTTGTGATGATTGATTCGAGGTTGAAACCTATTGATTTGGTGCCAAAATTGATGTTTGGTAGTGGTATATCAACACATTTGGTGGAGTGTGATGGGAATTTGTATGTAGTTGACCAGGACATTGATAATCGAGGGTCTAAGCTTGGAGTGTTTAAATTGGATGATAAGGGTCATTTTTGGGATTATGAGTTGGATTTGAATGATAGTGTGTTCTTTGTGGGTGATTATGCAAATTTTTCATTGTCTAGAAAATATTATAATGGTGGCTTGAGAAATATGATTTACTTTAAGGATGTCtctcttgatgatgatggtggtgaGATTGATGGACACATCAAAGTTTTTGACTTGAAAACAAACACAAGTAGTTTGCTATTCGAATCTGAGAAATATGCCAAGCTTTGCTGGCCACCTTTGAGTTGGTTCAGTCAGGATGCAGCTATCTACTTCAATTGA
- the LOC130467518 gene encoding uncharacterized protein — translation MCHPFPRPPQAMESQHTPPQPYHAQQTPPLVKTMESQPTPPTALAFDAQPTPTLPQRMDGHPTPPPQQIVGLPSLTLQQMEGLPSLPQQMEGHPKPPPPHKVVNDREPVGSPLREGLFNGSTISVVCGLESPPALLDITSDSRMGGLIASGAILFERIRPRRRRKKSITFSERGCGWVTSEIKKFSYNLVEFVNHNGGLLSGRGDFKGMSLTLMIKCGDGTNVDMNQCKGLAQLNGCVHKQYYYRITT, via the exons ATGTGTCATCCCTTCCCTCGCCCGCCCCAAGCAATGGAATCCCAACACACCCCTCCCCAACCATATCATGCCCAACAAACCCCTCCCCTGGTGAAAACAATGGAATCCCAACCAACCCCCCCTACGGCCCTTGCGTTTGATGCCCAACCAACCCCTACTCTGCCCCAACGGATGGATGGCCATCCAACCCCTCCTCCGCAACAAATTGTAGGCCTACCATCCCTTACTCTGCAACAAATGGAAGGCCTACCATCCCTTCCACAACAAATGGAAGGCCATCCAAAGCCTCCTCCGCCCCACAAAGTGGTGAATGATCGTGAACCTGTTGGCTCACCACTGCGTGAAGGTTTGTTTAATGGGAGTACGATATCTGTTGTATGCGGCCTGGAATCCCCTCCTGCCTTGTTGGATATTACTAGTGACAGTCGGATGGGTGGTCTCATTGCCTCCGGGGCCATATTATTTGAGAGGATTCGACCCAGACGTCGTCGTAAAAAGAGCATTACCTTTTCAGAAAGAGGGTGTGGGTGGGTGACTAGTGAAATAAAGAAATTCAGCTACAACCTAGTTGAGTTTGTCAACCACAACGGTGGTCTTCTTTCTGGACGGGGTGACTTTAAAGGAATGAG CCTTACCTTGATGATTAAATGTGGAGATGGGACCAACGTCGACATGAACCAGTGCAAAGGTCTTGCACAGTTAAATGGATGTGTTCACAAGCAG TACTACTATCGAATTACCACGTAG